The Diorhabda carinulata isolate Delta chromosome 12, icDioCari1.1, whole genome shotgun sequence DNA window AAAGATTTCAAAACGTAGCAGGTGCAAAGAAACTCGTACAAATGTCACGAACATTGGAATAAGTTGGGGCTTTTAACTGTgttttagaaaagttttttcatttaatgtgTCTCATAAATTCAACTGATTAAGGACAACTTTTCAAACTTCTTTTCGTATTAGAATGAATAAGATTATTATAGTGTATACAAAGGTTTgcaaaaacatagaaaaaattatatcgatCAATCGAAACATAGGCAACACTTAATACAATTACcagtaaattattatatcacATATAATTTTCTCCCACAGATTAAAATCATAGTTATAATTACGTTGAATGACCACTAATACTAAATACTAATGATATATTAAACTAAATTCGTACGTTGTTTGTATGCAGTGGCAATTTATCGTCGACCATTTTACGTTCCGATGTTACAATCTAATAGTTAGGCAATACAAAATACTTCTGagtatattaatattaatacttTATTAGAAGCTTATTTTGTTTCTGTTGACAGTAGATTAACTAAATAATACAGTTATCaccttatttattataaacgacaaaaataatacgaataatttcgttttatcattaaaattaattaattaaatttattaatccATTTTGTAATCCGACTCTGTTTAACTAAGTGTAATTAATGTTGCCTATACATGTGATCCCTTTTTGAtgtaaatttttcgaaaacttaTTTTCTCGAGTAGAAAACTTCGTTATAATTCGATCAAACTTTGGGAAAGTGGGTGTTCAACTGTTAAATAAGGTTACTTCTTATAGATTAATCGCCAAATTATGCAacttttatcttatttttctcGTGAAAGTTTCTCGACGTTAACACTTTTtcttaagaatttttttgtttgaaagatGAGTAAGTGAACGTATTAAAACGAATACGAAGGTGGGTTTACACCAAACAGCCGATAATTAAAGTTATGTAACAATCCGAAACATGAAACTTCGAAATAGactatcaaatttttgaaagtgAAATTGCcgtcaaataattttaaaaaaactcatattcaCAGACAACGTAATGTATTAAgtgtaataaatcaaatttgtcTACAGCAGACGTCTAGagcattattttcttttaaatttatatagCCGGAGTTGacttgaatatcaaaaataatagcACGGTTATAATTCTTTATAAtggtgaaatatttcatttggcaACGTCGCAATTTTGCATCTGAATTTTCTTTGAAACAATTGTGacattccaaataaaaaatacaataataacacgactacattgttttgaaaacagaatcataaatatttttgttattcgtGGAATCTTTTAGTAAAactaatatttgatttaaattttataccGCCATTTTGTATACAAAGCTAGACGAACgccaattaaaatattttgaatacatatTTTAACTAGAAACAAAATGCTTTCATCtgtttttaattatgaatatttccaTGTTTGCAATTACTTCAGAAAACGCATTCAATTctgtttttcaattaaaattccatttaaaaatatatgtgttaatataaaatgaaaaaagtctATTTACTGAACTTGAAAACGTAAACAAAACCTGAAGTTGACAGTGTTGCCAATATTTTTACTCGAAATTATACAATCGTTATAgcgaatttttgacaaatatataGTAGATACAAATTAAAAACGTATATATAacctattttaataaatatttcaaattttatatttataattcatttcTAAAAGATGACATTTTTATGTGATATCCGATGAATTCGATGGTACTATACTAAAAATAGTATAGTTGGCAACATTGGATTACAAAACGAAGATATgacgaacaatttttttaaacagggTCGCATTTAGgattatttggaataaaattatttgattaaaaacaattttcatttctgaGTTCATTAATTTAAGtttcatgtatttattttaCTAGTATGTAAATAGTGAATTATATCATGAATTAAGAACAACGTAGAGgcttaaaaagaataaaaaaatcaattagaatagttgataatattataaataaatataaattgtcattttttaaaatatttcttaaaactaCATTATTGTGTGTGAGTGTTATTAATGTATAGCAAACTTTGTtcaaatataaagtaaaaagCAAAGAACAGTGAAAATTGGAAAGATTTTTACGTATTTCAAAAcgagaatattaaaattttagcatttacATTTCGTGTATATTCAACGGAGAATCAAATGAAAAGTAAACCCATTGTTATCTTTTCTGATGTCTTTGCTTTATCgttagaaaataattcaatcccATAATTACATATTTGTTCACCTGAATGAACACAAATACAACCCTGGAACTTCTATTATGGCTACCCAAGACGCATTAAATTAAATGTCTGCATAGTAACGTAGAGATGGGtctttgtataataataatattaactaTTAGTGTTATTACGAACCGTTTTATACAGAGCGATATTTAATAACGAATagttacatttattttaaattgattttgtttaaaatagacgatatttttGCAGTTACATAATATAACAGTGAATCGTCACGTGATTTAAACTTCCTCGCTGTTATCTATGTTCCTCAGGCGGGATCACAAACGTCATGATGCAGTAGACTTTTAAAACCTTCTGATATTCCGTTGAAATTCCTCTAGGGCATCCGGACACGTATAATAGGGCTTAGGCCGAACTGGATTATGTAGTAGCAATTTTTGGTTGCGTCAAATTTATAACCTGTCACGTAAGAAAAGGGTTTACGATCTCGACCGTGAGATTACCCACGAAACTTACGAGTTAAAGCTAATATTACAATACAGTACCGTACCGTTacgatttcgaaaatatttaacataaaatctaaagttattttaataaattatatgatattgagtttgtttttaattgttttattataaaaaatggaaaattgtgTTAGTTACGCCATCTATAATTTCAAATGCAAACTTAAAGTGAATGATTTTGACGTGTGAGAAACGTCGACTTTAAATAAACATAGAGATGGGATTTATACGTTATAAAATAACTGTTTAaagtattataataaatagatttaataataaaaaaacgttttatgtatattttctatcatttcACTGTTCTTgcgataaaaaaaagaattaaacgATGCAAATAAGGATGTTAAGCAACCAAATAAAAAACGGAGAAGAAGAAAACGCGAAAGGAAATGTGGAAACGGAAAAGACAGCGCTAGTTACCTAAATAGTGTATTGGGCTGAATCTGACAATAGAGAAAGTACCGTGATTTGTGTCGCAATTGCGTCTGCGCGCCTGCTCCCTCGCTAATTTCGCTCTCCTGCGCAAACAACATATTACTAGTAAAGCCAACAGAGGAAAACCGAAGATGCACGATATGATGGGCACGACTACCGTTTCCGGTGACACTGTAACAAAAAAGTGATCGCTAGATCAATAGAATATAATGAGATGTGACGCAATGGGtgccatttttgtttaaaaagtaAGAGGACAACCTATATATACAACTAatgttatttatacaaataatggatttaattaattattaatactAATTAATATGGGTTTAGTTAATTGGATTTTGATATCTACGGTAGGTTTTGAAAATCGATTACGATCCTCTGATGGCTAAATGAATATTCGTGGTGAATGACAATGCCCTTGAGACTATTAGGTCATCGGCCATCTGTTCAGTCTCAGTATTTAAATTGGATCGAATTCATATTAACGCGTATTTTTAGACTGAATTCTCATAGACAAAAAAGGAATTCtcaaattagataaaattaatgTTGGAATGTATGCTAACATCggaatttgttttaatatacagggtgtctcacgacgagttaaaactatctgtatatatggtaaaatacttatagtagaatcatgaaaatttctacgttcgGGTTTTCGAGtatgatctttttaactaaaatatttttaaagatggccgacttccggttctacttGAAATCGaatgtaactttgttattttatatggaacaccctgtatattaatacatttttgaaatctacgttaaattttagtatacgtttgtctgaaaaatttttttcgaaaaatgcatactttttgagttattattttttttgtagaaaatttgacagttgcagacccttataaattatttttttacgtgaatacccttaaagatattaaaatggTTTCTGTTTGGTTTCTTTAAGCAATGTTTTACGTATTagaatctatattgaaaaatgtttcattttatacagggtgtgtataaaaactgttcaaactttaacttcataaatatcaaatttctacattttttcaaatagaaccacccggttttttctattttaatgcattcgcgtataaaaaataatgctcattcatgtatactttcctatacctaaaccttaccgttatccagatattaaatgttttctgtaaatttttagtctaaattttattttgacccgttgatactaGCACTAAAATATTACAAGTATAGGAaattatacatgaatttgccttatttttaaCTCCCGAATggattaaaatacaaaaaaccgggtggtcctatttgaaaaaaagaaaaaatttgatatttatgaagttaaactttgaacactttttatacacaccctgtatagaataaaaaatttttcaacatagattgaaatacgtctgactttgctaaaagcaaccgaatagaaacccttgtcatatctttaagggtactcaagtaaaaaaataatttataagggtctgcaactgtcaaattttttacaaaaaaaataataactcaaaaagtatgcatttttcgaaaaaaatttttagacgaaagtatactaaaatttaacgtagatttcaaaaatgtactaatatacagggtgttctattcaaaataacaaagttacagtcgatttccggtagaaccggaagtcggccatctttagAAATATTCGTCAACTGTAAATGCACGAAGGTTTCAAAATTCGatcaaatttactttttttacaagTCAAAAGTTTTTACACTCGAAAAGTCTCATCTGAAATCGATTTTACGGTTCACTTCTTTTCATGTTTGTCTCCGATCTTCTATCAAACTCCGGAAGTTCTTAGATAGAATGAAATGATAGTTCAAGTAAATGGtcagaattttttcattataaataaatttcgttaCATTACAAGAACgaagttttttttcgaaaactacCGGTACTATATTGTGTTTTGGATATTTAGAACAATCTTTAGTACAATCAATGATAttctgttaaattttttttacagaaactttgatagtccggtcaaattagtcATTCGAGGTTACTTAAACCTGAAAATCAGTAGATTAAAACTTTGGATcattatatctcgaaaacggtggctcgtagaaaaaaaattattgatacgttttttgtagataatttaatgatctacaatttttgtcgtaaggttttttatgataaaacacaCCGTTTTGCTGTAAATCGcgtaaaacacttttttaacttttgaccttgaaaaaaatataaggtattaaaaatctaaaaaaaaaattaatcgaaactAACCCGTAGGATAAATAAGAATCACTGGTTTTTTGTTATGGTGGTTGACACTATTGGTTATGGTGATTTTATTAATACCATCTGGCTGGCCGGACATAATTGATGGtctgaaacaagaaaaaaaacattaataaaccCCATAATAAACGCCATTCAATGGCAATTAtaagaaaactatataaatttgaagatttacgtcaatatttcatattacagcgttgccagatcattttttaataatacgaATATTGATGATGTAATAATATACGTAATAATTGACGTAACTAATCTTTTAAAGGTTAGTTTACATTATATCAGGTTTGTGGTGGAAATTCGAATTCATATTCATAAGAAACTTCATTTCATTTCGATAAAAATCCGGAAATTTTCATATAGAACGAAatggttataaataaattttattattacaagaacgaagttttttttcgaaaactacTGTTATTATATCGTGTTTTGGATATTTAGAACAATCTTTAGTACAATCAATGATAttctgttaaatttttttcaccgAAACTtaaatagtccggtcaaattagtcATTCGAAGTTACTTAAACCTGAAAATCAGTAGATTAAAACTTTGGATcattatatctcgaaaacggtggctcgtagaaaaaaaattattgatacgttttttgtagataatttaattatctacaatttttgtctgaaagttttttatgataaaacacaccgttttgctgaaaatcgcgtAAAACTCTATTTTTTAACTGTTGACCTTGAAAAACATTCTTTTCATACACGAGAATGAGGGGagagttataaattttcattaactaaggaaaaaaaaacaatatttagtaCAATCAATGATAttctgttaaatttttttcacggAAATTtcaatagtccggtcaaattagacaaTCGAAGTTACTTAAACCTGAAAATCAGTAGATTAAAACTTTGGATcattatatctcgaaaacggtggctcgtagaaaaaaaattattgatacgttttttgtagataatttaattatctacaatttttggcGTAaggttttttatgataaaacacaCCGTTTTGCGGTAAATCGCGTGAAACactattttttaacttttgaccttgaaaaaaattcttttcataCACGAGAATGAGGGGAAAGttacaaattttcattgactaaggaaaaaaaacaatatttagaacAATCAATGATAgtctgttgattttttttcaccGAAACattaatagtccggtcaaattagacatTCGAATTTACTTAAACCTGAAAATCAGTAGATTACAACTTTGGATcattatatctcgaaaacggtggctcgtagaaaaaaaattgttgatacgttttttgtagataatttaattatctacaatttttgttttaaggttttttatgataaaacacaCCGTTTTGCGGTAAATCGCGTGAAACactattttttaacttttgaccttgaaaaaaattcttttcataCACGAGAATGAGGGGAAagttacaaattttcattaactaaggaaaaaaaaacaatatttagtaCAATCAATGATAttctgttaaatttttttcaccgAAACTtaaatagtccggtcaaattagtcATTCGAAGTTACTTAAACCTGAAAATCAGTAGATTAAAACTTTGGATcattatatctcgaaaacggtggctcgtagaaaaaaaattattgatacgttttttgtagataatttaattatctacaatttttgttttaaggttttttatgataaaacacaCCGTTTTGCGGTAAATCGCGTGAAACACTATTTTTTAACTGTTgaccttgaaaaaaattcttttcataCACGAGAATGAGGGGAAAGttacaaattttcattgactaaggaaaaaaaacaatatttagaacAATCAATGATAgtctgttgattttttttcaccGAAACattaatagtccggtcaaattagacatTCGAATTTACTTAAACCTGAAAATCAGTAGATTACAACTTTGGATcattatatctcgaaaacggtggctcgtagaaaaaaaattgttgatacgttttttgtagataatttaattatctacaatttttgttttaaggttttttatgataaaacacaCCGTTTTGCGGTAAATCGCGTGAAACactattttttaacttttgaccttgaaaaaaattcttttcataCACGAGAATGAGGGGAAagttacaaattttcattaactaaggaaaaaaaaacaatatttagtaCAATCAATGATAttctgttaaatttttttcaccgAAACTtaaatagtccggtcaaattagtcATTCGAAGTTACTTAAACCTGAAAATCAGTAGATTAAAACTTTGGATcattatatctcgaaaacggtggctcgtagaaaaaaaattattgatacgttttttgtagataatttaattatctacaatttttgttttaaggttttttatgataaaacacaCCGTTTTGCGGTAAATCGCGTGAAACactattttttaacttttgaccttgaaaaaaattcttttcataCACGAGAATGAGGGGAAAGttacaaattttcattgactaaggaaaaaaaacaatatttagaacAATCAATGATAgtctgttgattttttttcaccGAAACattaatagtccggtcaaattagacatTCGAATTTACTTAAACCTGAAAATCAGTAGATTACAACTTTGGATcattatatctcgaaaacggtggctcgtagaaaaaaaattgttgatacgttttttgtagataatttaattatctacaatttttgttttaaggttttttatgataaaacacaCCGTTTTGCGGTAAATCGCGTGAAACactattttttaacttttgaccttgaaaaaaattcttttcataCACGAGAATGAGGGGAAagttacaaattttcattaactaaggaaaaaaaaacaatatttagtaCAATCAATGATAttctgttaaatttttttcaccgAAACTtaaatagtccggtcaaattagtcATTCGAAGTTACTTAAACCTGAAAATCAGTAGATTAAAACTTTGGATcattatatctcgaaaacggtggctcgtagaaaaaaaattattgatacgttttttgtagataatttaattatctacaatttttgttttaaggttttttatgataaaacacaCCGTTTTGCGGTAAATCGCGTGAAACactattttttaacttttgaccttgaaaaaaattcttttcataCACGAGAATGAGGGGAAAGttacaaattttcattgactaaggaaaaaaaacaatatttagaacAATCAATGATAgtctgttgattttttttcaccGAAACattaatagtccggtcaaattagacattcgaagttacttTAACCTGAAAATCAGTAGATTACAACTTTGGATGattatatctcgaaaacggtagctcgtagaaaaaaaattattgatacgttttttgtagataatttaatgatctacaatttttgtatgaaggttttttatgataaaacacaCCGTTTTGCTGTAAATGAATTTAAAGATTTTCCGGTgatatatatcatttttttcaaacacccGGTATAAACTAggggaaaatattattttaaaagctttcttaaattatttttcttcactttCGAGTCGagatatttttgtaatatttat harbors:
- the LOC130900060 gene encoding uncharacterized protein LOC130900060 isoform X1, whose product is MSGQPDGINKITITNSVNHHNKKPVILIYPTVSPETVVVPIISCIFGFPLLALLVICCLRRRAKLAREQARRRNCDTNHGTFSIVRFSPIHYLGRSSRAISLRSERGMSRGFPSLELDTVVEERSDPEPEQTVIEMITPDADENRSVGR
- the LOC130900060 gene encoding uncharacterized protein LOC130900060 isoform X2 translates to MSGQPDGINKITITNSVNHHNKKPVILIYPTVSPETVVVPIISCIFGFPLLALLVICCLRRRAKLAREQARRRNCDTNHGRSSRAISLRSERGMSRGFPSLELDTVVEERSDPEPEQTVIEMITPDADENRSVGR